Proteins from a single region of Paenibacillus sp. BIHB 4019:
- a CDS encoding ABC transporter permease subunit, which produces MAISQSKGNKYENRIRLFFKKLFQQRALAIMSVPFLIWLIIFKYLPLWGWTIAFQDYKPAKKFMDQAWIGFEHFKFLFGDDRFLRVLRNTLAMSSINLIFGFVTAITLALLLNEIRNIAFKRVVQTVSYLPHFISWVVAASIIQTTLSPDGTINQLLVGLGFIDRGNEILFLGIPEYFWTIFGASSIWKDIGWNTIVYLAAMTTIDPTQYEAAEIDGANRFKKMIYITLPGIKSVVIILLIMNIGYLLESGFEPQYLLGNGMNVDYSENIDIFVLKYGIAQSNFSLSIAAGMFKTVVSFILLFIANNAAKRMGEARLY; this is translated from the coding sequence TTGGCCATTTCCCAGTCCAAGGGAAATAAATACGAGAACCGAATCAGGCTTTTCTTTAAAAAGCTGTTTCAACAGCGTGCCCTCGCCATAATGTCTGTTCCCTTTTTAATATGGCTGATTATATTTAAATATTTACCGCTATGGGGCTGGACCATCGCTTTCCAGGATTATAAGCCGGCTAAGAAATTTATGGATCAAGCGTGGATTGGGTTTGAGCATTTTAAATTTTTGTTCGGGGATGACCGATTTCTCAGAGTTCTCCGCAATACGCTGGCTATGAGCTCGATTAATTTGATTTTTGGCTTCGTTACAGCGATTACACTTGCTTTGCTGCTAAATGAAATACGCAATATCGCCTTTAAACGCGTCGTTCAGACCGTGAGTTATTTGCCACACTTTATATCCTGGGTGGTCGCAGCGAGCATTATCCAAACGACCTTGTCGCCGGACGGAACGATCAACCAATTGTTAGTCGGGTTAGGATTTATTGATCGCGGCAATGAAATTTTGTTCTTAGGCATTCCAGAGTATTTCTGGACCATATTCGGAGCAAGCTCTATCTGGAAAGACATTGGATGGAATACCATTGTGTATCTGGCGGCAATGACGACGATTGATCCTACGCAATATGAAGCTGCAGAGATTGACGGGGCGAACCGTTTTAAGAAAATGATCTATATTACATTGCCTGGTATTAAATCTGTTGTAATTATACTGCTAATTATGAATATCGGTTATTTGCTGGAGTCGGGATTCGAACCACAATATTTGCTGGGCAACGGCATGAATGTTGATTATTCCGAGAACATAGATATATTCGTGCTGAAATACGGGATTGCGCAGAGCAATTTCTCTCTTTCTATTGCAGCAGGCATGTTCAAGACCGTGGTCAGCTTCATCCTATTGTTTATAGCGAATAACGCCGCGAAACGCATGGGCGAAGCCAGGCTGTATTAG
- a CDS encoding ABC transporter substrate-binding protein, with product MSKINRVWLLCLTAVLSLSVITACSGNNNTKENTGSAEQSGSATTGAKQDKVTFKIFNGVAGSKDGNTNQTTIGKLLEDQTGVNFKLEFVVGDLNTKIGTMIAANDYPDVLIPDAAIEEVLNAGAFIPLDDLIEQYGPNIKRVYGKSLNQMKAKDGKIYFLPIAAQVNDFIPEPEAGAAFWVQRRVLEEAGYPKIKTLDQYVELITNYRDKHKDENLTGLVSLTHDWRFFATSNPPMHLMGYPNDGNVIVDTNTWEAKTYAGSDATKKWLKELNKLNANGLFDKASFVDNYDQYIAKLTSHKVLGFFDYRWQVDNALNVLKDAARKDPSLDGYNYFPLPITFDENTPDAYLDPPGGLVTNRGIGITVSAKDPVRIIQYFDNMLTEENQTLLSWGIKGDTYEVNEEGRYYRTQEQIDKIDETFRESFGFKYYSWNWPMYNATSTLANGNARNVASQPEVFQMTLTEKDKLILEKYGVQTYSQLYAEPISRPYFPAWGFAKEQNSPEQLWEASKDEMTKKYFPKMVMATPDKFDAVWEEYMKEFGKLDTAGYEKWTTEQVKQKVAMANQ from the coding sequence ATGAGCAAAATCAATAGAGTTTGGCTTCTCTGTTTAACAGCAGTATTATCATTATCTGTGATTACAGCTTGCTCTGGCAACAATAATACGAAGGAAAATACGGGATCGGCGGAGCAGAGTGGCAGTGCAACTACAGGAGCCAAGCAGGATAAAGTAACCTTTAAAATTTTCAACGGGGTAGCCGGTTCGAAGGATGGCAATACCAATCAAACTACAATCGGCAAGCTCCTTGAGGATCAAACCGGCGTGAATTTCAAACTGGAGTTTGTAGTCGGCGACTTAAATACAAAGATTGGAACGATGATTGCCGCTAACGATTACCCTGATGTGCTAATCCCGGATGCAGCAATAGAAGAAGTGCTGAATGCAGGCGCTTTTATACCGCTCGATGATCTCATTGAGCAATACGGTCCAAATATCAAGCGGGTTTATGGAAAATCGCTGAATCAAATGAAAGCGAAAGATGGAAAAATCTATTTCCTCCCTATTGCTGCGCAAGTGAACGATTTTATTCCCGAACCGGAAGCAGGAGCAGCCTTCTGGGTGCAGCGTCGTGTGCTGGAGGAAGCCGGATATCCCAAGATCAAAACTTTGGATCAGTACGTCGAGCTAATTACGAATTACCGAGATAAGCATAAGGATGAAAATTTGACAGGATTAGTGTCACTTACACATGACTGGCGTTTTTTTGCTACCTCCAATCCGCCTATGCACCTTATGGGTTACCCGAATGACGGCAATGTTATTGTAGATACCAACACTTGGGAAGCAAAAACGTATGCAGGTTCTGACGCTACCAAGAAGTGGTTGAAAGAATTAAATAAACTGAATGCAAATGGGCTTTTTGACAAAGCGTCCTTTGTAGATAACTACGACCAGTATATCGCCAAACTAACTTCCCATAAGGTACTCGGCTTTTTCGATTACCGCTGGCAGGTAGATAATGCGCTTAATGTCCTGAAGGATGCGGCAAGAAAAGATCCTTCCCTGGACGGATATAATTACTTCCCGCTGCCCATTACCTTTGATGAAAATACCCCGGATGCTTATCTGGACCCTCCGGGCGGTCTAGTAACCAACCGCGGAATCGGGATTACGGTCAGCGCCAAGGACCCGGTCCGAATCATCCAGTACTTTGACAATATGCTGACAGAAGAGAATCAGACGCTGTTGTCATGGGGAATCAAGGGCGATACCTATGAAGTAAATGAAGAAGGCCGCTACTATCGTACTCAAGAGCAAATTGACAAAATTGATGAGACGTTCAGAGAGAGCTTTGGCTTCAAATATTACAGCTGGAACTGGCCTATGTATAATGCTACCTCTACACTGGCTAACGGAAATGCGCGAAATGTTGCCAGCCAGCCAGAGGTTTTCCAAATGACACTGACGGAGAAGGATAAACTCATTCTGGAGAAATATGGGGTGCAAACCTATAGCCAGTTGTACGCTGAGCCGATCAGCCGTCCTTACTTCCCTGCCTGGGGATTTGCGAAGGAGCAAAACTCGCCGGAACAGCTATGGGAAGCAAGCAAGGATGAAATGACGAAGAAATACTTCCCGAAAATGGTAATGGCAACTCCGGATAAATTTGATGCTGTATGGGAGGAGTATATGAAGGAATTCGGCAAGCTGGACACTGCGGGTTATGAGAAATGGACAACGGAGCAAGTGAAGCAGAAGGTTGCGATGGCGAACCAATAA
- a CDS encoding response regulator transcription factor — translation MYGIIIVDDELFVRKGLIEMVDWASSGFEVIGEADNGEDALELICKQQPHLVITDIRMPILDGIGLIQAVREAKLETEFIIISGYNDFRYAQQAVRYDVLDYVLKPINENEIVKALHKYRDKFSAQKQLKERLIIHEEEKLIETLIRGEVKDEALEVWEKHWTGMGAKEFMYVLLEINNVFPWGNRLMPPKAEFKNAIQQSVQQLCSETPIVHEHRRAFGFIIPDLYLRGHNGDARSFMADCLLQLSNLFSLDIQAYVGRTVSSFMLLKHSYISAKETVQYKYFRHTQPILLHSDIAEKDLRYVHVKDEVYRTIIEAIEENNEQKLVLVIDRMFAEFAEKAVSQEAIKAATIQCVHSVLNTVRSMEGDEKQLASLMPIMNWQDHNITFSELRALFETFALEAARLIQSLYQSCGSSGLYKIKCYVDKNFHENLNLKSIANQFYMSSAYLGQLFKKNYGMYFNDYLLQLRITEAKKLLRQTDLRIYEIAEQVGFKNADYFVTQFEKLGQMTPTEYRSRIGKR, via the coding sequence ATGTACGGAATCATTATTGTCGACGATGAATTATTTGTCCGCAAGGGCTTGATTGAAATGGTGGATTGGGCAAGCAGCGGTTTTGAGGTGATAGGTGAGGCAGACAACGGAGAAGACGCTCTGGAGCTAATCTGCAAGCAGCAGCCGCATCTTGTCATTACGGATATCCGTATGCCAATTTTAGACGGAATCGGGCTAATTCAAGCGGTAAGGGAGGCGAAGCTTGAAACCGAATTTATTATTATTAGCGGCTATAATGACTTCCGTTACGCCCAGCAGGCGGTTCGGTACGATGTGCTGGATTATGTGCTTAAGCCTATTAATGAGAACGAAATCGTGAAAGCGCTTCACAAATATCGCGACAAGTTTTCTGCACAGAAACAGTTAAAAGAGAGGCTTATTATTCACGAGGAAGAGAAGCTGATTGAGACGCTCATTCGCGGTGAAGTGAAGGACGAGGCACTTGAGGTCTGGGAAAAGCATTGGACTGGAATGGGAGCGAAGGAGTTTATGTACGTATTGCTGGAAATTAATAATGTGTTTCCGTGGGGAAACAGGCTTATGCCTCCTAAGGCAGAATTCAAAAATGCAATCCAGCAATCGGTTCAGCAGCTTTGTTCGGAAACCCCGATTGTGCACGAGCATCGGCGCGCATTCGGATTTATTATACCCGATCTCTATTTAAGGGGGCATAATGGTGATGCACGAAGCTTCATGGCAGATTGCCTGCTTCAGCTCAGCAATTTGTTCTCCTTAGACATACAAGCCTATGTGGGCAGAACGGTAAGCTCCTTCATGCTATTGAAGCATTCTTACATCAGTGCTAAGGAGACCGTGCAATATAAATACTTTAGGCACACCCAGCCAATCCTGCTGCATTCCGATATTGCCGAGAAGGATCTCCGTTATGTCCATGTCAAGGACGAGGTGTACCGTACAATCATTGAAGCCATTGAAGAGAACAACGAGCAAAAGCTTGTTTTGGTTATCGACCGGATGTTTGCGGAGTTTGCAGAGAAGGCGGTATCGCAGGAAGCTATAAAAGCGGCCACGATTCAATGTGTCCACAGTGTGCTGAATACGGTTAGAAGTATGGAAGGAGATGAAAAGCAGCTGGCAAGTCTTATGCCTATCATGAACTGGCAGGATCATAACATTACATTTAGCGAGCTCCGGGCCTTATTTGAAACCTTTGCGCTGGAGGCTGCCAGATTGATTCAGAGTCTTTATCAAAGCTGCGGAAGCAGCGGGCTTTATAAAATTAAGTGTTATGTAGATAAAAATTTTCATGAAAATCTTAATCTGAAAAGTATAGCTAATCAGTTTTACATGAGTTCTGCTTATCTCGGACAACTATTCAAAAAAAACTATGGGATGTATTTCAACGACTACTTGCTCCAGCTGCGTATTACGGAAGCCAAGAAGCTTCTAAGACAGACCGACTTGCGGATCTATGAAATTGCCGAGCAGGTGGGCTTCAAAAATGCGGATTATTTCGTGACCCAATTTGAAAAGCTGGGACAGATGACCCCTACGGAATATAGAAGCCGGATCGGCAAGCGCTAA
- a CDS encoding carbohydrate ABC transporter permease codes for MENVAVKKNKRIKHRVSSSTGDRLFVICNYSFMIFLMIITLYPFLNVLAVSLNSAQDSIKGGIYLLPREWTIANYSYIFREATIFHATLISVLRTVIGTVVTVFCSAMLAFTLSRQEYVLRKFITVAFIMTMYFNGGLIPNYLLMRDMGLVGSFWVYILPGIIGVFNLIIIRSFIENLPESILESGKMDGAGDYRTFFSIILPLTVPVLATVALFSGVYQWNSWFDVFLYNSSDSNLSTLQYELQKILQNSNTTTGTSSMDGMIQGASGAQQNMVTPMAVRATMTIVASVPIIMVYPFLQKYFVKGMMVGGVKG; via the coding sequence ATGGAAAACGTAGCTGTCAAAAAGAATAAACGGATTAAGCATCGAGTGAGCTCTTCCACCGGTGACCGCTTGTTTGTCATTTGCAACTACAGCTTCATGATTTTTTTGATGATCATTACTCTTTATCCATTTTTGAACGTACTTGCGGTTTCTCTCAACAGTGCACAGGATTCAATAAAAGGCGGAATCTATCTGCTGCCTCGAGAGTGGACAATCGCTAACTATAGCTATATTTTTAGAGAGGCGACCATTTTTCATGCGACTCTCATATCAGTCCTGCGAACGGTCATAGGAACTGTCGTAACCGTCTTCTGCTCGGCCATGCTGGCTTTTACGCTCAGCAGACAGGAATATGTGCTCCGCAAATTCATTACGGTGGCCTTTATTATGACTATGTATTTTAACGGCGGCCTAATTCCAAATTATCTCCTAATGAGAGATATGGGGCTGGTTGGAAGCTTCTGGGTATACATTCTTCCGGGAATCATTGGCGTATTCAACCTGATCATCATTCGTTCCTTTATTGAGAATCTTCCGGAAAGCATCCTTGAGTCGGGAAAAATGGACGGTGCAGGAGATTACAGAACCTTTTTCAGCATTATTTTGCCGTTAACGGTGCCCGTGCTTGCAACGGTAGCTTTATTTTCCGGGGTATACCAATGGAATTCGTGGTTCGACGTCTTTCTATATAATTCATCAGACAGCAATTTGAGCACCTTGCAATATGAACTGCAGAAAATTCTGCAAAACTCCAATACGACCACCGGAACATCGAGCATGGATGGGATGATTCAAGGAGCCAGCGGAGCACAGCAAAATATGGTTACGCCTATGGCCGTTCGTGCTACGATGACGATTGTTGCCTCGGTGCCGATTATTATGGTGTATCCTTTCCTGCAAAAATATTTTGTCAAAGGCATGATGGTAGGCGGGGTAAAAGGGTAA
- a CDS encoding SUMF1/EgtB/PvdO family nonheme iron enzyme, with protein sequence MRKRFIFLLPAILLVVIACSQEMPEKTEKTEKPEKPEKTENNKNNDSLVFVEGGNFVNTKSNFYGKGVTIPSFYIDKYEVTQQEWVEVMGSNPSGFKGDHLPVEMVSWYDVVEYCNKRSIKEGLKPYYEIDKNKKDPSNKSDHDNLKWTVTINEGASGYRLPTEAEWEYAAGGGQVSHSYTYSGSNNVDEVAWYWKNAGDKYLSGEWNWTIIESNKNKTKSVGAQKPNELGLYDMSGNVREWCWNWYGDGDLDNESGSFRVVKGGGWIGDVRNNELSYRGKFEANGIGPDQGFRVSRAQ encoded by the coding sequence ATGAGAAAACGATTTATTTTCCTTTTGCCAGCAATATTATTGGTAGTCATTGCTTGCTCGCAAGAAATGCCTGAAAAGACCGAGAAGACCGAGAAGCCCGAGAAGCCCGAGAAGACCGAAAACAATAAAAACAATGATAGCCTTGTATTTGTAGAAGGCGGAAATTTTGTGAATACAAAGTCCAACTTTTATGGAAAAGGTGTAACCATACCGAGCTTTTATATCGACAAATATGAGGTAACTCAACAAGAGTGGGTTGAGGTTATGGGAAGCAACCCCTCCGGCTTCAAGGGAGACCATTTACCGGTAGAAATGGTGAGCTGGTATGATGTTGTTGAATACTGCAATAAACGAAGTATTAAAGAGGGCCTGAAACCGTATTACGAGATTGACAAAAATAAAAAAGATCCGAGTAATAAGAGTGATCACGATAATCTAAAATGGACAGTAACGATCAATGAGGGAGCGAGTGGTTACCGATTGCCGACGGAAGCGGAGTGGGAATACGCCGCAGGTGGAGGCCAGGTGAGCCACAGCTACACCTACAGCGGGAGCAATAATGTAGATGAAGTAGCTTGGTATTGGAAAAATGCCGGAGACAAATACTTATCAGGAGAATGGAACTGGACGATTATAGAAAGCAACAAAAATAAAACAAAATCTGTCGGTGCCCAAAAACCCAATGAGCTAGGTCTTTACGATATGTCAGGTAATGTAAGGGAGTGGTGCTGGAACTGGTACGGGGATGGGGACTTGGATAACGAGAGCGGTTCTTTCCGGGTTGTAAAGGGCGGCGGTTGGATCGGCGACGTCAGAAACAACGAGTTATCTTATCGGGGAAAGTTTGAGGCGAATGGGATTGGCCCGGATCAAGGTTTTCGTGTGAGCCGGGCCCAATAA
- a CDS encoding sensor histidine kinase produces the protein MYFLNNIRLRNKMFLVYFLGVIAPIILTNAIFYNIITENVKEQRINDIDRAVEQIKNEFQLMVDQGVGLSSFFYADYKTNEVLNMNFTHTEDYVEAYDLYLRSILNNYSPFSSSLQNKTIYVDNPTLLNSGNIGILSDEVREEAWYKLWLKDASSQPVFVRIEDPEGQFQSFSLLRRMDYFADRMAKEKLIKIDFKTIDIMEIFSNLNVKGDMYLLGPGDRIEYTTNRAINWQDNAEHLYSSLKSDNLIQFEKGYGSISYLRGWKVVGTINEHEIIKEELKSRYFIVWSGCVMMIVPTVIILIITRSINVRIIEILKHMKKVKTQNFQMINYGEARDEIGQLTLEFNNMIMQIKTLINDVYITAIQKKSLELERRKAQLNALQSQINPHFLFNALETIRMRSLLKHEKETAKMIQSMAMILRSSLTWNKEWVTVEEELGFIMCFLDIQKYRFEDKLKYHVEVEPEARACVIPKMVFLPFVENASIHGIEPLKKGGGIDIRIGMEEDFVVFSVKDNGIGMNEEQVSKLYDYLKGEELIGDRIGIQNVIYRGKMLYGDRIVFEVHSRPGEGTRIVLKIPSNP, from the coding sequence ATGTATTTTCTGAATAATATCCGGCTGAGAAACAAAATGTTTTTGGTATATTTCCTTGGTGTCATTGCTCCAATCATTCTGACGAATGCGATTTTTTATAATATTATTACCGAGAATGTAAAAGAACAAAGAATCAATGATATTGACCGTGCCGTGGAGCAAATTAAAAATGAGTTCCAGTTAATGGTTGATCAAGGTGTAGGATTATCCTCCTTTTTTTATGCGGATTACAAAACCAATGAAGTGTTAAACATGAATTTTACGCATACGGAAGACTATGTAGAGGCCTATGATCTCTATCTAAGATCGATTCTGAACAATTACTCCCCGTTTTCTTCTTCTCTGCAGAACAAAACAATATATGTAGACAATCCCACGCTTTTGAATTCAGGAAATATCGGCATATTATCCGACGAGGTTCGTGAAGAAGCATGGTATAAGCTTTGGCTGAAGGATGCGTCATCCCAGCCTGTATTCGTTCGTATCGAAGACCCGGAGGGCCAATTTCAATCGTTTTCGCTGCTCCGGCGAATGGATTATTTTGCGGATCGGATGGCCAAGGAGAAGCTCATTAAAATTGATTTCAAGACGATTGATATTATGGAGATTTTTTCTAATTTGAATGTAAAGGGAGATATGTACCTGCTGGGTCCAGGAGACCGAATAGAATACACAACCAACCGGGCAATCAACTGGCAGGATAATGCTGAGCATCTGTACAGCTCCCTGAAATCGGATAATCTCATTCAATTTGAGAAGGGATATGGCAGCATCAGTTATTTGCGCGGCTGGAAGGTCGTGGGTACCATTAATGAGCATGAGATTATTAAGGAGGAGCTGAAGTCCCGCTATTTCATTGTTTGGTCCGGATGCGTGATGATGATTGTTCCTACTGTAATCATCTTAATCATTACAAGGTCCATTAACGTACGGATTATTGAAATTTTAAAGCATATGAAGAAAGTAAAAACACAGAATTTCCAGATGATCAATTATGGGGAAGCCCGTGATGAAATCGGCCAGCTGACGCTCGAATTCAACAATATGATTATGCAGATTAAGACATTAATTAACGATGTGTATATTACGGCTATCCAGAAAAAATCGCTTGAGCTGGAACGGCGGAAGGCGCAGCTAAATGCTCTTCAAAGCCAGATTAATCCCCATTTCCTGTTCAATGCGCTGGAAACGATACGGATGCGAAGTCTGCTTAAGCATGAGAAGGAGACAGCTAAAATGATTCAAAGCATGGCGATGATTTTACGCAGCTCTCTAACCTGGAATAAGGAATGGGTAACAGTGGAGGAGGAACTGGGTTTTATCATGTGCTTTTTAGATATACAGAAATACCGTTTCGAAGACAAATTGAAATACCATGTCGAGGTAGAGCCTGAAGCCCGTGCCTGTGTAATCCCGAAGATGGTGTTTCTTCCCTTTGTGGAGAACGCTAGCATTCATGGAATTGAACCGTTGAAAAAAGGCGGGGGAATTGATATCCGGATTGGAATGGAGGAGGATTTTGTCGTTTTCTCGGTCAAAGACAACGGAATTGGCATGAACGAGGAGCAGGTCAGCAAGCTGTATGACTACCTTAAGGGGGAAGAACTTATTGGCGACCGGATTGGGATACAGAATGTAATTTACAGGGGCAAAATGCTGTATGGCGACCGAATTGTATTTGAAGTACACAGCCGCCCTGGTGAAGGAACACGAATCGTGCTGAAAATTCCATCGAATCCATAG